The Oryzias melastigma strain HK-1 linkage group LG20, ASM292280v2, whole genome shotgun sequence genome includes the window tgaatATGTACTTGAACAGAGCTAAAtacctttaaaactgtaaaaaattcAATTACCTGGGTCCCGGTTGAGCTCCACATCAAAGTAACACTGAGGACGATCTTTCACCCTCATTTTTATAAAGTTCAAGActgtaagaaaacaaagaaagtgcAACATCAGACAAAAAGAAGTAAAGAATGTCTTCTGTAGAAGTCATTTTTCATAAGATATAGCACCCTGAAATGTACAttaagtggtaaaaaaaaacaaaagggagATGGAAAAATGACAGACATGTATGGATACAATTTAAACAGACAACTTAACACCTCTATATTTATAATTCCATGTATATTTATAGCGTGAATGCCAACGTTCCAAGGGCAACAACTGATAAATGTCAGAGCTGTGATGCTATGCTCTGTgttactggaaaaataaaagaacgtATGGAATCTAAAGCATAATAACAAACTAGAAATCACACAGTATAGCATAATTTACGTAATATAGTAGTATAATCACAGAGGGCTCATCAACTGTTGTATTGTCAgatttataaagaaattaattaGTTTACATTCACTTTTTATACAATAGAACACTTAAAAGCAACATACTAAAActgtgattattttaaaaggttagacttaaaaacagaactacttctaaaacatttttgagaaacaTTGTGATgcataaatcaaaatatatggTGTTTTAGGTTATAAATGAGCATGCATTACCTTATACATTGAATTGTATGCAATGTTGGACggaaaagggtaaaaaaaaaataagaagcaaatacaaaatgaaactaaaacctTTGATTCACTTTTCAAACAAATTCACAACACATGGGAGCTCATGTTTGGACATTATTgcgaataaaataaataaactgtcaggaaaacacgtattttttattattacttagTAGCATTACATTCAGACAAGTTACAAAAAATGaacgtatttttttaaactgttcacAACAATGGAGATAAACGTTAATGCTTACAAAATGGTTGGGGTTTTTAGCTAGGAGCTAGCGCAGCACCTTAATGTACATTTTCTTCCACACAgctaaattaaataattgagcagaaaaataaagttgggTTAAATGTTATCAAACAATATAAATTATACCAAAAATCTACGTTTAATGACTAGTTAAGAGCGAAATTACTCACTGATTTTCGACGACTAGCTTGCTAACTTCCTTCTTGTCGGGAGAGAGCGACAGACCTTGATCCTTTTTGTCCTTTCTGGGTTACCGTAGAAgagatttgttgttgttgaaagCTGTCTGGTAGCGAAATTTAAATTAGCTTGCCGGATAGCTTTAACTGACGTTTTCTCAGCGCTTTGTTCTAATCTATGTAGTCTCACCATATTAGATAATAATTGCATTAATAACTCGCTTATATCAGTGTGTTTCCTGACGCTAATCGCAGTGCTTTTGGAATGACGCTGTAGTCAGCTAACTAAAGTAGCTTTGTGATAAGGTGCAGCATGATTCTACAAACAAAGAGGTAAGGTGCTTTATAATTTAACCAggataaataacataaaaataacgaCAAAAAGAAAGGCAAATACTAAAAGCTTTTGTTATGTTTCATAAAATACCCACCCAAATATAGTGCTGCGTTAttatagtttttcattttaaataatttctacaTATTATCTGCTGCATTTGGTTGTCAGtctgaattaaattaatttgtttttgtctttttaaggtataaatatctgtttaaaaaaacaatatgagtACTGCTTAAGTAGCAAGTACTTTGGTGTGTATAAAGGTGctacacaaaatataaatgtatactTTTTGGTATTTAACTGTGTTCAGTTTAGAATTTGCAGTCATAGgctcaacaaaacaaaagggcACAagttagaatatatatatatttttaaatttaaagtcccactccaactatatttttatattttgtgggCAGAACAGTTGGCAGGAAGTAACCCTCTTCTGATTTCCCATCACCCctttaatttggagtttagctaatattacagctgcatgctagctattttggctaatttaggctttttttttttctttcagttttttaggctaatttggcatttagctaatattttagctcgcaatcagcttcagggttttcagctatcaacttcagcatttttagctatcaatttcagcatcttcagcagccaaattcagtttacagccttcacactagtattattgcaggtattactatatatctagtttttagtaagtttaaagctaaagatggttaagatgtgtgctttacatgcATTTTCACCACAAccaattagtcgattaatcagactaaataatctgtgattagtcgactattaaaacaatcgtttgtggcagcactaacaTACAGGTACAtacttaatatttatgtttgccaataagcaagtaaaaaaaaatatatatatatttcagttGGCTTATACGAAGCCTGgtgaaatgtaataaaaaaatccttcctTTAAATTCTTCTTCACACGTGACACTTTCAACGTAAAAACACTAGTATGCAACAATTCATTTCCCCCTATAATTCAGTTCGGTTTTAAACTGAGAGTTGTGGCTCCATAATATGTACAATGAAGTTTTAATAGCTTAATAATTAAATTTCTGAATTCTATGTTCTCCCAGCAGGAACACTTGTACACTCCAAGGACTTAAAGCTGTAATCAACTGGGATTGTGTTaagtttattaataattattccCGTCTCTTTGCAGGCTGTTTGTTCTCGATGGAGCCAGAAGATCATGTCTCTGATACTATTTGCCTTTTTGGTCCGGGTCAGGGATGGACTTCCCCTGTCAGCCTCCACAGACTTTGAACACAACCGGGAGCTTCaggagaagaagcagcagctcaGGACAATCAGCAAGTCTCTGGCGCACTTCCCTGACTGTGGCATTATTAAGGGCCAACAGCTTAACATATAGTAAGGactaagaaatttaaaaaataaacatattaaatcgttttttttgtcatacaaCATTCCTTACAAAGTAGCTGTTTGTGTATAACTTTAGAATGCAGAGATGGTAACGTGAGTGCCAAGGATTCAGTGTCCCACTGTGTCATGGTGCTTGTTTATTAAACAGTTTTCTCCTCTCGCCTGCTCAGCTTCGTCTCTTCAGAGGATGTATCCTACATGAGCGTGTGCCACTGCAGCTTGCCTGTCGTTAAAGCCTTCTGCTTCCTGGAAGATTTGCGCTGGGAGTTCACAGCTTGCATCAGCAGCAGTGACGTTGCCTTGGCTGCCAGGCCATATCCATTTTTGGAATTTGGTGAGGAAATGTGATATTTTAGAgttaaatggttttattttttcaagaacaACCCCCCTTTTTTGGGCTAAATCTTGCTTCTGCCGAACAGACAGCACAATTCAGAAACTGAAGCAGCAGTACAACCGCAGTGGTGGTCCAGCTCTTGAAGTGACTTTGGCAGAAGTTGAAGAGAATCTACGAGTCCGTCCTCCAAAAGAAATTAACTTAGATGAAGTGGAGTTTAACAATGGTATTGCGAATGGCCACACAGAGCACAGCGCTGCATCGGGTAAGATCGTTTAGTAACAAGAATTTGAGATTATTTCTCACTCAAACAATTcagaaagatgattttttttcttttttacttttattttttattttcttttttcttggtttatCAGGACATAATCAGAGGCTTGAACCAGTGTCAGCTCCAGGCATCCTCTCACTTGTTCTTAACATCTTATGTGCATCTTTAAATGTGATCCGGGGGGCGCACCTCATGGAGAACACATTCCAGGTAGTGCCAGTCCAAGAAAAGGGTTTGGGAATTTGTAACACATGAAATAATGTTACTCCTGTATTTGTGATTTACTAAAtcacggtggccctgaagtgcaaatcataTCAACAAAttgctaaacacaaaaacatattaaagatcacaacgatTATTATAAATGCAAAGCCAATAAtgtaaaatcaaatcaatatcataaaaaaacattttgcaaaaacaaaatgaactgttaaaaaatgaaataaaatgcaaaaaaaatggataaaggaaatacatgactgacgttttagttttaaaatcagAAGGTAATAATAATTGGATGTATTGCCTACACTGTGATAAAGAGTTTATCGAGCAATTAACAAACTTTTTTGCAGTCACTGAGGCCAAAATCTCCTATTGGAAGATTTcatgtcagtttttttaagtttgtttcattttttaacattttatcttgaATTCTAGAAATTACTTTAGCTCTTTGAAGAGACTTTTTACAAAGCTGGCTTAGTGGTcatgtggtagagtgtccgtccCGGTAGTGAGATCGAATCAGGGACAAGTCATATTAAAGATTCCTAAAATGCGACTGAATatctccctgcttgacactcagcttttaaatttctttataaaaactaCCCAGCAAAACACACtatgacaaatttaaaaaaaaatattgatgttagttcaaatgttttaattcagaAGCCTTTGGCACTGCTTGCACATGCAAATTTTTTGAAGGAGTTAAGTagatttgtttttgatcatatcCTTAATATTTTCTccttaagcttaaaaaatatatttttttttactcttaaaggcATGGCaagatctttttttataattcgTATGTTTATTCTTCTAGCAAAATTCTGCATTCATAAGTGTAAATTCAATCAAAGAACGCAATATTTTCCTCAGTGTCTTACatacataaatgtataaataaaatcaaaatcacaATCCTCTAACAGAAAGGCTCAAAACTATTAATGTTTGTGGCTCTTTGTGGGGTTAtttataatcctattttttttaaatatattttttctttatcgccagttattcaagttataaactgaccaatcagaggcctcattAAAAGCAAGTAgctcccgctggccccgcctccaacatttgattgacagattttgctgagccactttcagtggaaggggtgtggcctttgaaCAAGTCGGAACaaactcactcatgattggcaacagcagttcctttaaaaacgtgactcagcgCGACTCAGATTAATAGCTGTCGAGGGGCAGCAATCGATGGCAGCATGGCGGTAGACGtaacaggaagtgacggcgaaggctctggcctgattccGCGGGGGCcgaaggtaatgcatttcctatgggggacatCAATGGTATGTCCAGTTcgtacttatacagtcaatggttaattttttttttcattttttgtggaaTTCTTTTGTCTATTTTATGGGAATATATTtctgtaattttgttttcatttctaaaatgtaacactttttaattttttgttcagattttttaattttgatcttgaaaatgttttttgcattgaatgatttgttgatttgcactttagggccaccatagaaattaaaatattcttaaatttTTAAGCtacacaatctttttttaataaataaaatgttatgatttcaattaaaaagcaataaattcCACTTAATAACTAGTTTATGTCTCTTTTCACAGGATGACTATGAAGGCATTTGTAATGTCGTGGCGTTTTTCTTGGCGTTTCTCTGCTGTGTATTCCAGGTTAGAATTACTGCTGTAGTGTGTTCACGACTGAACTCATGTAAATCTGTGTCTGACACCTCTCTCCTCTTGTGATCGCCTCCGCAGTGCCACCTCTACCTTTTCCACTCCCCTCTGAAGAAGATGAAGTCCTTCGCTCTGCTGAGTGTGATCGTCCTATGCAACTCGTACCTGCTGGGCATGAGGAACACGTGGCAGCTCGTCTTCCACGTTTCCGTGGCTTCCTTCTCCACCGTTCTCACTCTGATGCGCAAACTTCAAGACAGAGTCGGTGACTGTGGGGTCTGAGGACATGTTTGTCAGGAAAATCAgggaatttaaagttaaaatcatGTGGATTTAAACAATTCGTACTTTTATTGTCGCCACAGAAACTTTTTAGTGTTTACTCCTGTTTTCTTGTTAGGGAAGTGATTATTTATTTCTGGATTATTTGAAGTATTTGAGTAACTTCAGCTCTGTAAGTCGAACAAAAGATGAAGGAGTTTGTCTGTCCAGCTTGCAGACCAAAGTTTTTCAGTTCTGTTGGTGTCTTAAAGCTACAATCTCACTTCGCTTCAGTGCTTTTCAATGTaacatctttaattttttatgttcacaaaaacactttgtgattgtcaaaaagttatttaaatgtagtcataggaataaaaacattttatagaaaaaaaaatacatgtgtaTTAGAATGAAGGATAGTGGGAAACGCtgcttcttttttgtatttttccagaTAAACTCCTCTTTATACAAGCGTAGAACTTTGAAAGGgatttgtgaatgtgtgtttgaaaTTTTCATTGATTTAACGAAATGCTCAGCTGCTCTACATATTTAAATGGTATATAAATAGGCCTCACAGTTAAATGGGGATTTCAATCCGTTCAagtttaaaagatcaaaatattagTTCTTAAgtcttaattttaaatgtaaggaaaagaaagataaatgaaCTGTTTCATAGATAAATATAATCTGCActgatatttaaagtttttattttttattggggGGCATTTGATTTATGGTATTTGCTTGATTTGTTTACTGtagtaaagtaaaacatttttttttttcctttaatcgTTTAAACCTTTGGTTCCTGCTTTAAATTGTAGTGCtgcttcataaaaacaaaagtatttctgttttaataaaatgaatacatcatctgtttttaataaagaacaAAGAGGTTTATTACACAGGATgtccaatatttattttttttcttttgaaaactgGTAATATCACTGACACCATAGAATCTatactttttcatgtttattattaatttctaataaaactatttctgtttttgttttttttgttttttggctcacagtttttgttgtgatgcaataattatttaattgattaaGTTTTAAGTATATATGTCAGGATTTTGatacagacattaaaaaaaaataatacaatccttttttttatttctgttaacatttattttgatatacagtatatttaaaTGCAACTTTGGTGGAGTTTACATGTATTTTCTCCAGCTCTCCAGCAGATGGAGCCCTCTCACTTCATTGTTGAGAGTTGGAGGATTTCTCTGATGACCTTCCACTGATAAAGCTTTGCTGGAGACCTAGTAGGGAGCCAGTTCATCACCCAAGTTGAAGTCAAAAAGCCCCTCAGTGGGAAGGCTCCAGAGGTGGATGAGTCTCTGGAAGTTATAGGGGTGTTTTGGGTGACTCTTCTTTACTACATTGTGAGGATAAAACCTCTTGACTGGCAGTCTGAAGTCAGTGGTGAGGACAGGAAGGTGTTTTTCAACTTTAGTTTGATCACAGTACTCTGCCTTTCTTGGAAAGGCAGGTTAATCTATGTTCCTGTCCTCACCTATATTCATGAGCTTTAAgttatattttactaaaataataagATCCCAGATACCAACACATTGTCATTCCCGAGTCATCacacattgacattaagaaacgtcaaaaaacgatgagttgggtacaaccaaaacataaattttAGACGGTTTGGTTGtacccaactcgtcgttttttgacttttttggctCTAAGTAAGCAGTAAAATAGGGATGTGtggttttttgaaaaaaaaaaaataataatctggtCAGTAATACTAAATATATTAATCATATATCTTTAAAGGTAAAAGACCAAAGAAATCTTGATGACAATGATCCC containing:
- the sec22c gene encoding vesicle-trafficking protein SEC22c produces the protein MSLILFAFLVRVRDGLPLSASTDFEHNRELQEKKQQLRTISKSLAHFPDCGIIKGQQLNIYFVSSEDVSYMSVCHCSLPVVKAFCFLEDLRWEFTACISSSDVALAARPYPFLEFDSTIQKLKQQYNRSGGPALEVTLAEVEENLRVRPPKEINLDEVEFNNGIANGHTEHSAASGHNQRLEPVSAPGILSLVLNILCASLNVIRGAHLMENTFQDDYEGICNVVAFFLAFLCCVFQCHLYLFHSPLKKMKSFALLSVIVLCNSYLLGMRNTWQLVFHVSVASFSTVLTLMRKLQDRVGDCGV